TATTACCACAGGCGCAATGATGCCGAGCGCCTTCATCGCTCGCGACTGGTTCTCGAACTGTCCGCCCCATTCGATGTGATATCCTTTCGGAAGACGGATCTTTTCTGCGACGGCATTGCGTGCCTCGGAAACAAAACCGCCGACATCGCGGCCGCTGACATTGAGCTCAACTCCCATGCGGCGCTGCCCATTCTCACGGCTTATCTGAAGCGCGCCTTCCTCCCAATCGATATGGGCGACCTCGCCGAGCGGTATACGCTGACCACCTGGCGAGGAGATGAGGAATCGCGCGATGGCCTCTCGCGACTGGCGGATATTCTCGGGGCCGCGGACGACGAGATCGATCGCGCGTTCGCCCTCGTACACTTTCGTTGCGACGACGCCGCCCAGTGCATGTTCGATCGATTCCTGCACATCCGCGACGGAGAGTGCATAACGGGCCAGGGCCGAGCGGTCGGGCATGATGACAAGATACCGCTGTCCCTGACTTCGTTCAACAGCGACATCGGTCGCGCCGCGTATCGATCCGAGGAGCGCTCCGATCCTGTTCACCGCACCGGTGAGAACGTCCATATCATCCCCGAACACCCTGACGATGAGCTGCGAACGCGTGCCGGCGACGATCTCATCAATGCGGCACTGTATCGGCTGGCTGAAGCCGAACGAGATCCCGGGTATCTCCGAAAGGGCGGAACGGAAGCGTTCGAAAAGCTTTTCACGTGTGTGCGCATTCGTCCATTTTGACCGCGGCTCGAGTACGCCGACATAGCCGGTCCTGTCGACACCCCTGACATCGAGTGCTAGTCCCGTCTGGCCTATTCGTCCCACTGCCGTTTTTATCTCGGGGTATTCGCGGAAGACCTTCGCTACATTCCTGTTCACGTCTATGGCCTGCGCGAGTGAAACACTTGGATGCAGCGTAATATCCATGTCGAACGCGCCCTCATCCATGATGGGGATGAATTCTGAGCCGAGCGTCGGTATGAGGAAAAGTGCTGCTGTACAAACAGCGACTGCTGTTATTATCGCCGGACGCTTACGAGCGAGAACGGCCGTAAGTGCGCGTTTATATGCCGATGAAAGCCGATCTATAAGCGGGTTAGCTGCGTGCTTGTCCCCGGGGATGATGAGGAACGCAAGGGCAGGCACGATAAGCACCGACAGGGTGAGCGAGACCGCGAGTACGATGACTACGGTAAGTGCGAGGGGTATGAACATGCGGCCTTCGATGCCCTGGAACGCCGCGAGCGGGAGGAATGTGGAGGCGATAATGATCTCTCCGAAAAGGCTCGGCTTTCGTACTTCCATAATGGCGGCCGCTATCGTATCCTTCAGGTCGTGCCCTTTCCTATGTTCGGAGAGATGACGCTGCATGTTCTCCACTTGTATCACCGTCGCATCGACTATCATGCCGAGCGATATG
The sequence above is a segment of the Spirochaetota bacterium genome. Coding sequences within it:
- a CDS encoding CusA/CzcA family heavy metal efflux RND transporter; the encoded protein is MLERIIKATLSHAKFVAVAAALLIAIGIWSYVTISVDAFPDVTNTQVEIISRSDGLSAMELERTVTVPLENSMRGIPGVTSLRSVSKYGISIVTIVFSDNAAPLSSRQLVFERLMLVRESLPDGIDTELSPMATVMGEIFQYSVSAPLPSDENSQREKLTELRSIQDWVIAPRLKAVAGVSEVNSYGGFLREYHVIVNPELLVKYGLSITDVSRALEANNRTVAGGVIERFGTKAVIRGKGQFVSVEDIEKTLIVNRQGIPVTVREVATAGIGQGTRGGAAIENGEESVGGIVMMMRGENGREVVERVKKKVAEMNDGNILPDGVTIAPYYDRSKMVNASISTVIRALIEGAVFIIIVLFLFLRSMRSTLVVLLSLPLNILTTFIVMRIAGLEANLMSLGGMVISLGMIVDATVIQVENMQRHLSEHRKGHDLKDTIAAAIMEVRKPSLFGEIIIASTFLPLAAFQGIEGRMFIPLALTVVIVLAVSLTLSVLIVPALAFLIIPGDKHAANPLIDRLSSAYKRALTAVLARKRPAIITAVAVCTAALFLIPTLGSEFIPIMDEGAFDMDITLHPSVSLAQAIDVNRNVAKVFREYPEIKTAVGRIGQTGLALDVRGVDRTGYVGVLEPRSKWTNAHTREKLFERFRSALSEIPGISFGFSQPIQCRIDEIVAGTRSQLIVRVFGDDMDVLTGAVNRIGALLGSIRGATDVAVERSQGQRYLVIMPDRSALARYALSVADVQESIEHALGGVVATKVYEGERAIDLVVRGPENIRQSREAIARFLISSPGGQRIPLGEVAHIDWEEGALQISRENGQRRMGVELNVSGRDVGGFVSEARNAVAEKIRLPKGYHIEWGGQFENQSRAMKALGIIAPVVILLIATLLFITFRSWRLTGIILLNLPFALTGGVIALKITGIYLSVPASIGFIVLFGVAVLNGMVL